In Centropristis striata isolate RG_2023a ecotype Rhode Island chromosome 8, C.striata_1.0, whole genome shotgun sequence, the genomic window CCCCTGCTGATAGTCGGTGTCACTGTGTCCATCACTCATAAGTCAAGACTAACAAAGCTTTGTCATATAAGCTGAGGCAGTGGGGGAATGGTTTTCACAAAAGTTGCCTGCCTTAGGCCCTACATGTGAATCTGTTATGGCAACAAAGTCACCAATACGGTTGGCAAAGGCGTAACCAAAGCCAAACcgaaattaaattatttctgttgtcTTATGTGGTGCGATCTTCTGGTAATTCTTGATTCAGACGTTGTTTACTTTGGTTAAAATGGTTTGGAACTGTAACACAGGCACAagctcaaacacacatacatactcgCAACAAAAATATcactcacacccacacacacacacacacacacacaaacacacacacacacatccacccacccatGGTATACACGCCCTTCAGAGATTTGTATGGCAGATTAGAACGACTGCGTGGATTTCGACCCACAAAAGAGCCTGTGGTCCCCTGCAGGAATTTACTGCTCTCTCTGGCCAAAGCAGCCAAGATCGCCAGTACGCACTCTGATTTCTTCGTCTGCTAGAATGTACTTAACATTCACTCTGCACTGGTCactgaaatccttgaaaacagGCCATTAAATTGCAGCAATTCGCTTTTTTTCTGGTAACACTTATGAACTAAAAAGAAGAGGTATTTATTAATGAGATACAGGGTTGGTTTAAGGTGAGCTGatagtttgttttaagtttgtCACATGCCAACCAATAGATTTATGCCAAGGCATCTGAGATTTCTCCACCAATATAATTGTATCTACACTGTGCATTTATGTGTGATTTTGCAACTCATTTTGAACATTCAGTTGCTTCTGGGGGGAGGTGGAAGGGCACAATGAATACTGTTTCAGGAATCAGGAATGCAGGTTAGATGGAAGTTCTGTgagagtcattttgtgtgaccACATATTGATGAGTCAGGGTCATGAGCTGCTGCCCGGAATAGTAGCTCATCTGTGGtgtggaaaagagagagagattgacTGCGATATATTTCATAAGGACAGCAGGATGACCACAGTCTGCATCCACACTGCTGGGAACGGCACAGGCACATCAGATGAATGACGCTTTCCAGAGCAAGTTCACACTACCATCTGTCCAGTCTAACATTGGTCTAACTACTAATTGAGGAGGATAAAATGCAAATTGAATAAagctaaaatatataaaatcagtGTTCAGTTGAttgcaaaattatttattgaatcaAAAATTAGGGTAGACAAAAATAACTGTGCAACCTTCCCCAAAAAACAATGTGCACTTACAAAGCAATagcttaaaaaatgttcacaccATCAGTGATATAGCTCTCTATCAAAGATTTCAATCAAATCTTTCATGACGATGATCTTTCTTTAGTTTACAAAATATACATTGCTACAACGTGCTGTAGGCTATTGCGTGAAGATGAAAACATCTAGCAGAAATGAAATATTCCCTTCtagttagagaaaaaaaaaacacaaaaggtttTCACTCTTAAGGTAAAACATACAATAGCAAAGTGTTGAAATTGAGCATGAATTAAAACAAATCTTTGAAAACTAGGAAACTCTCTATACTCAGATTTTTCTCACAATCTACAGCAGCAAACATTTACACCTGAATATGGACGCTCTAGCTTTTTCTTTATTCTACAGATTCATTACCATTTAATGGCAGTGATCCATTATCAACATACACTACTCCATAATGTAAACTTCACCTATACAGTGGAGCAGAATGGAACCAATAATACTTGCCTAAATCAAAGCCATATATAACCTAAACTACTGCTTCCTACGACTGGTTGTTTGTGTTACATAGCCACAACATACAGGTAATCTTGTTGATTTGTTAGCTAATAGCTAATCTCTTTGCTCATGGTGACATCCACCATTGATATACTTCAATAACAGTGcttcaaaaatgttgaaatgtcaagaaaagaaaaggttaATCTTAATTTCTCTAATATATATCTAACATCAAAGGCACAGTCAGTCATATAGTACACCTTTCTGACCATCTATGACAATGTCTTTAGACTTTAAACAGCAGCAAAAATGAAGGTTAGAAGCTAAAACAGGAGTACACAAGCTAAAAGGCACTAGTCAGTCACCATAATCATACTCCTCCTCAGAGCCAAAAACTGTAGAAGTTGGCATTATGGACCAGATCTGGATAAAATACACTTttacacaaaaaaggaaacattgtCAATGGATCAATCCATTATTTTCTTAAGTGTACTTGTGTTTTCGTTTATCTTAATTTGTTAAACAAATAAGACGTTCAAATCTGGAAACATCATCCGATCCAACTTATTGCACCCCTTATAGAATTTTTACAGCAAACATCATATACATAACACTGACTGAGCAACAGTATAAGGCATCCATAACTTAACtgtggtaaaataaaataaaaaatcaggaaaaaagaaagaaagtagcaTAAACCATTTAAATTTGCTTTCATTGGCACACATGTTGTACAACATTCCAGTTAAAACTACTGAATTCAAGTACAGATGGCAAGATATGTTTAGGAACAGCGATATGGTATAAAGATGAACAAAAATGCTATACAGCAAGCTGTTGTTAGAAGCTTACTGATCTGAGATATGATATTATGAGTGGAAATCACTGCAAACCTTTCACCTGTGACATCTTTTGAAGAAGATGTTACTGGTGTTTGGCTACTAAAATTCCACTTACAAGAAGAAGTGTTTAAATCATTCCTATTTTATACAAAATTCTTTGAGCAATAGTGCATCCATGTAAGCATAAGGCGCCAGACCATTAGTAAGAGCTGTCGAATAATCTTGTTTATCTACATAAATCCgtttatattcttattttatttatgggaATTTGTGTCAGGCATCATATAAAGTTCCCCTAAACTTTCCAATAACATTTACTCAAAATGTGACTCAATCCAGTTTCCCAAATTTCTGTTTGAAAAGGCAcaatggcaaaaaacaaaaaacaaaaaattaattattaataatgataaatgtATTCCTCATTGTGGTGATGTGGGCTTCCCCTCCTATTGCTGAGAGAGCGCTGAGGAGGTTGCTTGGATTGTTCCCAGTCTGCCATTCACTTGGATTGTCTTTGTGGGCGCAGCGACCTagttaaaagagacacaacatgtcaTGTTTGTAATTCTCTACTTTGGTAATGACAGGGGTAATAGTTCATGGCATGCTGGAAAGAATATATCAGGTTCTGTGGTTTTGTGGTGTCTAAGTGGATAGAGATAAATGCCTGAACTAAAACTATTGtatagattagattttttttttaccacattcAGATTTGATGAGGTAAAAAACTGTTCTTTTTTGCCTTATTTTCCTCCTTCTAAAACCTCATTCTTTGCTGTTGATTCTGTCTGACTTAactgacaggaaaaaaagaatgtgaaaaaacatttctgcaatTTACACAGCTGCTGACCTGAAACTGAACTGTATCAGCTTTAAAATATTCACACAGTACAGTATGGCTGTCAGATGAAACTTTAGCATGTTGCAATCTGTGATTCCTTTACAGTTTCCCGGTTGCTGCACCGCAGGAGATCTTTGTTCTGCCATTGATGTTTCCCAACGAGACAAAACCAAACCAAGGATGTGAGACGAAAGAGGACACTGGTTGAAATCgtatgttttttctgttgctGTCTCTGGCTTCCTTGCCTCTATCCTATCCTCCGTCTCCTCCTATTTTCATGTCTgtctcattttttctttcttcttctggcAAGAGTCTCTCTGGGTGAAATTATGCCTGGTGCATCAagactcataaaaaaaaaagtcattaagaTATTCATCACTTGCTGTGCCATTGCTAAATTTTAATTTGTTAggctttctttgttttatttttaatttctttgccagtttatgtatttttccCTTTCCTGCAGACAGGACtgatgagagagacagagatttgGAAGCCAGTCACCTCTGATGTATTTTATCTGATGGGATGTGTatgatatttaatatataagtTTAAGTCTGTCCTCATCAGTTCTGCAACAACTTTTACTCTGTGGTGGAAATAGAtgctgtatttttctgtgttagTACCTTTTTTAGCCTCTCAGCAGCAGATCCAGAGCGAATGGCCTCCAGCATAGCCTCCCTTGCCAAGGCAGGGTTCACAGGGGCATTAGCACTTGGATGTGCCACAGTGCTAGGCTTACCCTGGGGCCAGAcagggggaggaggtggaggtgcaATTGCAGGTGttggtggcggtggcggcggcggcggggTAAAGACAGGAGAAGAAGTGCAAGTcaaagagggaggagagggtgaGGGAGGAGGGCCTGCACCTCTCTCTTCCTCAGAAGTCTCTTTCTTGAACCTCTCAAGCTCATCAGCAGCCTCAGATTTGGTCTGCAGGACACAAAGAAGTGAGACAATGGTAACTCTAGACACAAAGGGACAGGCAGGAGGACATATGTGCATTTAAACACACACGAGGGCATCTACAATCAACCTCTGATACATATACAGAAATACTCTTTTCTGTTCTAATCTAttataaaaatctattttatgattttcacatttatatAATTTCAGCCTATTTTTGTAACTCATACTTATGTGGCTTTATtgatttttctacttttttttttgtcaaaagtttttgagtCCGATTTAGTCATGCAGCATTCCAGAGATTCCACTTCTGGTAAGGAACCTCCAGAATACAACCGCAGATGTTTCAGCTCCAGCAGCACGTTTTCTGCCCCTTTCATTCCACATGGGTTCTTACATGACAGCAAACCGCAGCTCACAGTCCACACAGAGCGATGGAAATAGACACCCATGCTTGCATAACTTGGTTAATGCATGGTTCTGTGAGCTGCTAACTTGCTAACAATACAGACAAAAGGTTTAGCATTACTTCCTATTAAACATGCTTCTCATCCTATATATGTAATTGCAATAAGCACGTATGTGTTGGTTCTCTTTTAAGTGCAAAAAGACTAAGAGTAAACAGCAACACCAGGTCTTATTCAAGGAGGTTGGCAGCGGATAGTTTACTCGTTGttaaaactaaataattaatCATATTGTGAGTTAACAGGGCTAGGCTATAGCTAAGAGTATTTTACCTTCCTCAGCTTTCCGGAGCTGCTCGGTGCTCTAATGGCAGCCAGAAGAGCAGACCTCTCATTCTCCTCTTCAACATAAGCAGCTTTCTTCACGTTGCTGGGACCAGAAGTGGTTAtcttataatgaaaaaaaagtggaaaatcaaTATTCCTTTTTGTCATCCAGCCAAAACCATCATTAACACTCAGTCTTAAttgcagaatgaaaaatatagtGCATTTCTATTACTGGCAGAGGGGCAAATTGCTACCCCAAAGTTTTATTCCAGCTGGCATTATAGTCACTCTTTCCttgtcatccatccatctatccatacatactgtactatgTTAAACTCACCTTCTTGAGCCTGTCTCTTCCTCCACCTGTCTGGATTGCCTCCATCAGGCTGCTATGCAGAGACGTGTCCTTATCGACTGATCTAGAGATCACTGGTCTGAACTTTTTAACTGGACCAAACAGTGTGACCGGCGGAGGCCCAGGGGTCACGACACTGTCTGTCACTGTGACAGAAGGTTGTGGTTTTGCATCAGGTGTTGGGTGGGTGGCTGTCTTGGTCGCATCCTTTGTGTTCTGAAGACAAGATGTGGAAGATTAAGTACATCTTTATCTACACTAACCACTTTCacgtaaaaagtatttttataagACAAGGTTTACTCACACTTATCTGGTCTTGGGATATAGTCTTGGGGACTGTGGGTGGTTTGGCAGATGAGTGTAGAGTTCTGCTTTGTGCAGGGCTGGGGCTTCTGAGGCGTACGTGTTTAATAATTTCACTGTCATTATTGGCGATTGTGTTATTTTGGGTGGGGCCACTAGACTGAATGTGCCTAGTCtttgctgtttctgtttcaAGCGTATTAGAGCTTCCTTTGGTGGATCCAACACAACTTCTAAATCCTCCCCTGTCCGGACTCACTTCTCCAAATTCTCTCTGGCTATCTGACATATACTCCGGGAAGCTCATAGACCTCTTTGGACCAGGTGTAAGCAATTTAAAAGCAGAGTGATTCTCCTTATTATCTGACATAGATGCCTGGGAAGATTGGTGTGGATTGATTTTTATGGACCGACCTGATCTCTGGAAACCAATCGTTTGTGAGTTCAAAGAAGCAGAGGAGTCAGGTACATTAGGGATTGGGTTGGGTTTAACTGGGGTCCTTGGGGTGTACTTAGTGATGGCAGACGCCACGTATTGGCTTGAGGTTCGCCTGGATGGTTTTAGGAAGGACAGGTCTCTTTTCAGGTCTGGGAGGATAGGAGGGGGAAGGGTAGGTTTAATGCTTGGCTGGTGAACATTTTTGGACACTGAAATCTTGCTCTCCACCTCTACTACCTCTTCTATTGCAACCGTAACAGCCATCACTGCTTCTTTAGCTTCTTCTTTAACCATCTCTTTAGGCTGTGCTCTCTCTGCAGGTTTATAAAATGAAGTTTGCATCGTGTTCAGATCCTCAGTATGACTGCTCTTCAAAGTAGTTACTGAGATTGCAATGGGAGTCATTTTCATGCTCTCCTTAGCCTTATCAACAAGATCTTTGCTGTGCGGCACAGGACTTTCTTGTCTCTCATTTGAGCTCCAAAAAGCTTTGGCTTTTCCAAGAAGAGGAGACCCCTCACTGGAATTTACTCCAGACTCTGATGAACCACCAACTTTGTTCTGAGAATGACTCCCTTTCACCATGTTTCCTTGATCATCAATCTTAATGGCACCGACAGTTAATTTGACAGCTGGTTCTCCCGTAGCAGCAGGAGTGACACAAGGTTTGGGAGGAACCACAGTGAAAGTTTTTAAACCAAAGCGTGATGTGACATTACGAGTTATTTTACCATGAGATGTGTTCGAGCTGGAGTTATTTTGGTAAACTCTGTGCATCTCTTggtctctctctgcagacatGGATTTCTGACTGGTTGGTGGAAGAACGGACTTCTTCTCTTGAAAAGACTGGGTATTACTTTTCTCAGGGTCAGCTTTGATCTCAGTGCTCTTGCTTTGTTTCTGCATGTCAACGTTAGACTTCACCGCTgatgtattttgtttattttctttcacaCTGTTGGTATCAGTGGTACTtatctctttattttttgtatctagcttcttttcttcttttttatcagCTATAGGCTTGTTCTTCTGTGACTTCCTATGCTGCTCAGGTTGAGACGGCTTAGCATTTGCACTGCTGCTCTTCTTACTGTCAGCTGCTGTACAAGCgttattgtttttgttctgtGGCTCCACACTGGACTGTTGACAAAAGCCTGGACCTGTGATAGAAAAAGAAATGGTCAGTAAAAgcgttttttaactgtattgtATTGATACCACTGAGCTTGAATAAATGGACTACAAAGGCACAAATAGTCAACATCAAAAGCACTAAAGTTGCAGCTTCTGTATATTCTATTGGACGCATGTATATTGTTCTTCATACCTTTGTTGCCAGCAGATTCAGTCCTGGCTTGTGACTTTGTCTCATTTTCTACAATGTGACGTTCATAGTCCTCCAATACTTCATCTATGGCTGTGACTGGCACATCCATGTCCACTACAGACACTGGCACCTCATTACTGTCTGTGGACATGGTATAGGGGGTCTCCTTTGCTGAGACTATATCTATGTGATCTGGAAAAGTGGAACAGATCAAGGAATTAACACATAATACTTTGTGCACATTTTGATTTCGATTTTGAAGATTACCATGGTTATTACTTTGGAATAGTCATTTGTGCACAATGTGAAGTCATGTGTGAATCATTAAGCTTTATATATATCCTATTTTATATCAAACCACTGAATATTTATAGGTTTACTTCgggtacagtacaggccaaaagtttggacacacccatctcattcaatgcgtttttctttattttcatgactatttacattgtagattctcactgaaggcatcaaaactatgaataaacacatatggaattatgtacttaacaaaaaaagtgtgaaataactgaaaacatgtcatgtattttagattcctcgaagtagccaccctttgcttactagaatataagacatgttttcagttatttcacactttgttgtgaagtacataattccacatgtgttcattagtagttttgatgaatttacaatgtcaatagtcatgaaaataaaggaaacgcattgaatgagaaggtgtgtccaaacttttggcctgtactgtatatgacaaATGAGTGTGGACTGTGGCCCATGAAATGCTCCTGCACCTGCGAGGTCTGCTTCAAAATCTGCCAAAGTTTGATGGAGCTGGGCGGTGAGCTCTGGGTCATCTTCATAGCAGTCTTTTAACCGGCCTGACTTTGCCTGTGGGCTGATGTCCTTGTGCCTGAGGAAGGCACATAAAAAGGGGTCAAACACACATCTGCACAAATACACATGTATAAACACACGCAGAAACATTTGTAATGCATAAAAGAGACGTGTGCAGGAACAGCCAGTACTCTCCATGACTCCATCATGCTTATTAACAGTCACCACCTAACAGCTGTTATGAACTGCTTATTTGATGCTGTTGTTAAATCCAGCACCCTTCCTGTTACTAATCCACCACAGAAACCAAAAGGAAAAATGCAGTTCAGTCAGTATTTTGTGCTTGTTTAaagttgaatttcatttttattggaGCTCGCCGGCATTAAAACATGTAGCTTTAAAGATATTATTACAacagtttaaatttttttctcttcttcaagGGTTCAACAGAGCATTCTCATGACTTACTGGCATATTATCCATAACAAATTGCAACAAGAATGCCAAACCAAATAGAAATTGTCTTCTATGAAACTTGGATTGCTCTGCTTTTCTGAGAAAATCCGGTTTTAGTGCTTTCCTGGAATACTGAGTAGCCAGCAGCACCAGGCCAGGCCCTGGATTCAGAAAGAGTAAAAGCATTGATCCAGGATCCCTGGTCTGGGCACATTACCatacacatttcacaacaacttAAAAGGCGAAAGTGATCTGGGACAGCATTCATTTTCCAGAAAAAGCCTTTGAAAAAGGGGCTAACACATGGCAGAAAACTGCTTTCGGTTATTGCCGCTGGCACAGTTAAAACTGTGGAAAGACTTCTAAAATTAGCTGGGACTGTGATGGTTCACCCTTCAGATCGAAATTCAGGTGTAAAACAAATGCAAGAACTTAATCGTTTTTTAAGCAGGAATTAGTTATCGTCAATGGCTGGCTCACTGACAGTGAGGTGACTGGCACATGCATCAGTTTCCTGCCAGGAAACTAGGGTTTAtgatgaatataaaaataaaagatgacaGGAATGGGAAAGGTTTGAGTTAGGAGATGAGTAGGAGTCAGCAAAACGCAAATACTGGAGACATGAAGccagatggatgaatgaataagATAGGCACTGTGAGTCATATTCTCTTGAGTCCAATTGTATTATTACGCCTCACcatctaaaaaaacttttttatcatCTTGATGGATATCACAAATTAGGTAAATACAGTTTTGCATAGCCTGTCTGGCTGCACCCATCATTATTTTGGGATAGGAGAAAATGCTACAGTTTGTTTGTagttctttaaaccaatcacaatcatcatcatcttatTAGGCCGATGATGCAGTAAAGGTGCAGTAGAGGAGAATGCTGTCTGAAATAGGTGACAAATGGCAGGTTTATACCCACAGAGTACATCAGACTCGTCGATGCTTGTCAACTTCATTCCACTTTCCTCCCTCACTCTTGTTAACCCCTACTTCCATGCCTCCTCTTTCTGT contains:
- the cobl gene encoding protein cordon-bleu isoform X2 — encoded protein: MKARAPPPPQAPLPAPRHIFRNTVPDGGGTSSMDTKENVLRPTVDLQLTLPQGYQTSVTEDGSKALMDLLVELCSRYHLNPALHTLELLTPEGHTLGFKPNALLGSLNVACVLIKEKVWEEKVVRRPAPKVPEKTVRLMVNYHGSQKAVVRVNPLVPLQALIPVICEKCEFDPAHVLLLKDSISRHELPLNTSLTELGIKELYVHDQSLVLQPKMASAPALNYSDSIRSSTASLGRAEKKGLLGIFQFSRRKNKRETTSLDMDDCDDNVIQNTDTQSNGLSTGSGVPSVEDRPSTLGQSQSAMNLRMSPKAEPKKRRAPALPGAPTPTMGHTGYEGYQMGSESQQRKRKAPAPPPTPTSSSQGPDDTLTSAAPTPDSHAAETPTPAFRSNVAQSATVSATTVVMQTVKPVPLKTAVQPPPVCPATPTPSSPTPSSSTNDSLAVQDSSSELSHSLDDSDLDQAASYCSTLTSSTASGSVQEQKSSNSRVEESEKASRTAAKLNQEATSSSSSRSETESALNLKLDDVDNNRHSAMGTADRPAPPKPRRSPSQEPTQLDLPPTLPSPPIEPTESSSLQSPVEAEEVAPQSWLHSMHSATASCRKPETGIPEEETVSLGSSSGGSSLPDQGYAASEGMAEGEDSGIVSSPSDTQPTSPDGSLSLDVSSGVGGERLLGPVRDNSSDSDEGCATWGSRHRHKDISPQAKSGRLKDCYEDDPELTAQLHQTLADFEADLADHIDIVSAKETPYTMSTDSNEVPVSVVDMDVPVTAIDEVLEDYERHIVENETKSQARTESAGNKGPGFCQQSSVEPQNKNNNACTAADSKKSSSANAKPSQPEQHRKSQKNKPIADKKEEKKLDTKNKEISTTDTNSVKENKQNTSAVKSNVDMQKQSKSTEIKADPEKSNTQSFQEKKSVLPPTSQKSMSAERDQEMHRVYQNNSSSNTSHGKITRNVTSRFGLKTFTVVPPKPCVTPAATGEPAVKLTVGAIKIDDQGNMVKGSHSQNKVGGSSESGVNSSEGSPLLGKAKAFWSSNERQESPVPHSKDLVDKAKESMKMTPIAISVTTLKSSHTEDLNTMQTSFYKPAERAQPKEMVKEEAKEAVMAVTVAIEEVVEVESKISVSKNVHQPSIKPTLPPPILPDLKRDLSFLKPSRRTSSQYVASAITKYTPRTPVKPNPIPNVPDSSASLNSQTIGFQRSGRSIKINPHQSSQASMSDNKENHSAFKLLTPGPKRSMSFPEYMSDSQREFGEVSPDRGGFRSCVGSTKGSSNTLETETAKTRHIQSSGPTQNNTIANNDSEIIKHVRLRSPSPAQSRTLHSSAKPPTVPKTISQDQISNTKDATKTATHPTPDAKPQPSVTVTDSVVTPGPPPVTLFGPVKKFRPVISRSVDKDTSLHSSLMEAIQTGGGRDRLKKITTSGPSNVKKAAYVEEENERSALLAAIRAPSSSGKLRKTKSEAADELERFKKETSEEERGAGPPPSPSPPSLTCTSSPVFTPPPPPPPPTPAIAPPPPPPVWPQGKPSTVAHPSANAPVNPALAREAMLEAIRSGSAAERLKKVAAPTKTIQVNGRLGTIQATSSALSQQ
- the cobl gene encoding protein cordon-bleu isoform X3 codes for the protein MTESSKPPSGRRMKARAPPPPQAPLPAPRHIFRNTVPDGGGTSSMDTKENVLRPTVDLQLTLPQGYQTSVTEDGSKALMDLLVELCSRYHLNPALHTLELLTPEGHTLGFKPNALLGSLNVACVLIKEKVWEEKVVRRPAPKVPEKTVRLMVNYHGSQKAVVRVNPLVPLQALIPVICEKCEFDPAHVLLLKDSISRHELPLNTSLTELGIKELYVHDQSLVLQPKMASAPALNYSDSIRSSTASLGRAEKKGLLGIFQFSRRKNKRETTSLDMDDCDDNVIQNTDTQSNGLSTGSGVPSVEDRPSTLGQSQSAMNLRMSPKAEPKKRRAPALPGAPTPTMGHTGYEGYQMGSESQQRKRKAPAPPPTPTSSSQGPDDTLTSAAPTPDSHAAETPTPAFRSNVAQSATVSATTVVMQTVKPVPLKTAVQPPPVCPATPTPSSPTPSSSTNDSLAVQDSSSELSHSLDDSDLDQAASYCSTLTSSTASGSVQEQKSSNSRVEESEKASRTAAKLNQEATSSSSSRSETESALNLKLDDVDNNRHSAMAWLHSMHSATASCRKPETGIPEEETVSLGSSSGGSSLPDQGYAASEGMAEGEDSGIVSSPSDTQPTSPDGSLSLDVSSGVGGERLLGPVRDNSSDSDEGCATWGSRHRHKDISPQAKSGRLKDCYEDDPELTAQLHQTLADFEADLADHIDIVSAKETPYTMSTDSNEVPVSVVDMDVPVTAIDEVLEDYERHIVENETKSQARTESAGNKGPGFCQQSSVEPQNKNNNACTAADSKKSSSANAKPSQPEQHRKSQKNKPIADKKEEKKLDTKNKEISTTDTNSVKENKQNTSAVKSNVDMQKQSKSTEIKADPEKSNTQSFQEKKSVLPPTSQKSMSAERDQEMHRVYQNNSSSNTSHGKITRNVTSRFGLKTFTVVPPKPCVTPAATGEPAVKLTVGAIKIDDQGNMVKGSHSQNKVGGSSESGVNSSEGSPLLGKAKAFWSSNERQESPVPHSKDLVDKAKESMKMTPIAISVTTLKSSHTEDLNTMQTSFYKPAERAQPKEMVKEEAKEAVMAVTVAIEEVVEVESKISVSKNVHQPSIKPTLPPPILPDLKRDLSFLKPSRRTSSQYVASAITKYTPRTPVKPNPIPNVPDSSASLNSQTIGFQRSGRSIKINPHQSSQASMSDNKENHSAFKLLTPGPKRSMSFPEYMSDSQREFGEVSPDRGGFRSCVGSTKGSSNTLETETAKTRHIQSSGPTQNNTIANNDSEIIKHVRLRSPSPAQSRTLHSSAKPPTVPKTISQDQISNTKDATKTATHPTPDAKPQPSVTVTDSVVTPGPPPVTLFGPVKKFRPVISRSVDKDTSLHSSLMEAIQTGGGRDRLKKITTSGPSNVKKAAYVEEENERSALLAAIRAPSSSGKLRKTKSEAADELERFKKETSEEERGAGPPPSPSPPSLTCTSSPVFTPPPPPPPPTPAIAPPPPPPVWPQGKPSTVAHPSANAPVNPALAREAMLEAIRSGSAAERLKKVAAPTKTIQVNGRLGTIQATSSALSQQ
- the cobl gene encoding protein cordon-bleu isoform X1, producing the protein MTESSKPPSGRRMKARAPPPPQAPLPAPRHIFRNTVPDGGGTSSMDTKENVLRPTVDLQLTLPQGYQTSVTEDGSKALMDLLVELCSRYHLNPALHTLELLTPEGHTLGFKPNALLGSLNVACVLIKEKVWEEKVVRRPAPKVPEKTVRLMVNYHGSQKAVVRVNPLVPLQALIPVICEKCEFDPAHVLLLKDSISRHELPLNTSLTELGIKELYVHDQSLVLQPKMASAPALNYSDSIRSSTASLGRAEKKGLLGIFQFSRRKNKRETTSLDMDDCDDNVIQNTDTQSNGLSTGSGVPSVEDRPSTLGQSQSAMNLRMSPKAEPKKRRAPALPGAPTPTMGHTGYEGYQMGSESQQRKRKAPAPPPTPTSSSQGPDDTLTSAAPTPDSHAAETPTPAFRSNVAQSATVSATTVVMQTVKPVPLKTAVQPPPVCPATPTPSSPTPSSSTNDSLAVQDSSSELSHSLDDSDLDQAASYCSTLTSSTASGSVQEQKSSNSRVEESEKASRTAAKLNQEATSSSSSRSETESALNLKLDDVDNNRHSAMGTADRPAPPKPRRSPSQEPTQLDLPPTLPSPPIEPTESSSLQSPVEAEEVAPQSWLHSMHSATASCRKPETGIPEEETVSLGSSSGGSSLPDQGYAASEGMAEGEDSGIVSSPSDTQPTSPDGSLSLDVSSGVGGERLLGPVRDNSSDSDEGCATWGSRHRHKDISPQAKSGRLKDCYEDDPELTAQLHQTLADFEADLADHIDIVSAKETPYTMSTDSNEVPVSVVDMDVPVTAIDEVLEDYERHIVENETKSQARTESAGNKGPGFCQQSSVEPQNKNNNACTAADSKKSSSANAKPSQPEQHRKSQKNKPIADKKEEKKLDTKNKEISTTDTNSVKENKQNTSAVKSNVDMQKQSKSTEIKADPEKSNTQSFQEKKSVLPPTSQKSMSAERDQEMHRVYQNNSSSNTSHGKITRNVTSRFGLKTFTVVPPKPCVTPAATGEPAVKLTVGAIKIDDQGNMVKGSHSQNKVGGSSESGVNSSEGSPLLGKAKAFWSSNERQESPVPHSKDLVDKAKESMKMTPIAISVTTLKSSHTEDLNTMQTSFYKPAERAQPKEMVKEEAKEAVMAVTVAIEEVVEVESKISVSKNVHQPSIKPTLPPPILPDLKRDLSFLKPSRRTSSQYVASAITKYTPRTPVKPNPIPNVPDSSASLNSQTIGFQRSGRSIKINPHQSSQASMSDNKENHSAFKLLTPGPKRSMSFPEYMSDSQREFGEVSPDRGGFRSCVGSTKGSSNTLETETAKTRHIQSSGPTQNNTIANNDSEIIKHVRLRSPSPAQSRTLHSSAKPPTVPKTISQDQISNTKDATKTATHPTPDAKPQPSVTVTDSVVTPGPPPVTLFGPVKKFRPVISRSVDKDTSLHSSLMEAIQTGGGRDRLKKITTSGPSNVKKAAYVEEENERSALLAAIRAPSSSGKLRKTKSEAADELERFKKETSEEERGAGPPPSPSPPSLTCTSSPVFTPPPPPPPPTPAIAPPPPPPVWPQGKPSTVAHPSANAPVNPALAREAMLEAIRSGSAAERLKKVAAPTKTIQVNGRLGTIQATSSALSQQ